In Leptospira barantonii, the DNA window AGTTGCAGACTTCGGCGGAGATATCATGTTCCTCGCAACCGGAACCGGAATCGCTCCCTTTATCGGGATGAGTGAAGAACTTTTAGAACACAAACTCATCAACTTCACCGGAAACATCACGCTTGTTTACGGAGCTCCTTACTCCGACGAACTTGTGATGATGGATTATCTCCGCGGTCTGGAAGCTAAGTATAAAAACTTTAAACTCGTTACCGCAATCTCCAGAGAAGAGAAAAATCCTTTCGACGGCGGAAGAATGTATATCTCTCACAGAGTGAAAGAACAAGCGGACGCAGTGAAAAAGATTTTGAACGGCGGTGGACGTTTTTATATCTGCGGTGGTCCGAAAGGAATGGAAAAAGGTGTTATCGAAGAAATCCAAAAAATCGCGGGCGACACAGGAACCTACGAAGATTTCAAACACCACCTCGAAGGAGCGCATCAGCTGTTCGTAGAAACATACTGATCGTATTCTAAATTCTTAAAATTAGAAGCCGAAAGAGATCACTTTTCTTTCGGCTTTTTTATTTTAGAACCCCGATCAGAATCAAAAAACGAATCGATGAAATTCGTGTTCACTGTTTATATTGGTATAATAAAACTCAACGGGAGAATCAAGAATGGGTGTTATCCGCGACGTGGACAAAGGCCGAGGCGAAGTGATTCGAGTGGAAGTGTCCGAATACAAAGGTATCAAATATCTGAATCTCCGGGTTTGGTACACCGATAAAGACGGCGAAAAAAAACCGACTCAAAAAGGAATCGCGATCCCTCCCGAACTTTACGATCAAATTAGGGAAGCCGTCATCGAAGCGGAAAGCGAAGTCAAAGAATAATTCTTCCCGCTTTCAACGACGTGACTCAGATACTTCTTTCTTGAATTACGTCGTTGATGATAACGCGAGCGGCTTCTTCGGTTTCCGCGACGCGTATATGACTCTCCAATCTGGTGATGGAAAAAACTTTCTTCACCGAATCTCTCAGATCCGAAACGACCAATTCTCCACCTCTTCTTTTTAACCAACCCGAGATCTGAATCAAAGTTCCGATCGCCGACGAATCGATGTAAGACGAAGCTTTTAAATTGATGATGATAAAACGAAAACCTTCGTGCATCTTTTCCTGAACGTTCCCTTTCAGTTCGGGACATTTGTATAAATCGATATCCCCCGCGGACTTATACGCGAAAATTTGATCGTGGTATTCTATGTCCTCCGAGATCGGATCGATATTTCTGTACTGAATGTCCGAGGCTCCGGCCATAAGATGTTTTCCGGCGGTTTTGGAATTCTCCTTAATCTTGGATTCAAGTGCCTCCAAACGGGATTTTAAAGAACTCATGACCTCGGGCGCCAAGTCGATCTGGTGATCCACCTCTTTGATAAGCGAATTTAGAACTTTGGAAGCGTCCTCCAAAGATCCGTCCTTGATCAAAGAACTCGCCTTTTTCAACGTTTTGCCGGAACGAGCCACGATCGTTTCCACGATCACGTCAGCGTCCTCTTTCATCGAATCCGATTTCCAATCCGGGTTTAGATCAAATTGAACGTTCTCCAATTTCATTTTGTCCGAAAGATTATAATAAGAACCGGTGATCTTAATGCCCGAATCTTGATTCGAATTGTGTATTACATTTTCAGGATGTGTTTTGATTCTTAAAACTATGTTTCTAATATCGTCCGCTCTCATATCCCCGCACTGAAGCACCACAGCGCGGATTCTGCTCGGTTGATCCGGGTCCATTTCGGTATAAAAAGGAATGTCGCTTATCAATTCTAAGAATTCCACATCCTTTCCGAAAACGATTTTGGTTTCGATCGATTGAGCGTATAAGGAACCGATGTCTCCGAACTCTCGAAAGAATATATCCCCCGTTCCTTCCGGGTTTTCTATATAATAAAAATTTCCACCGCCTGCGTCCGCGATGTCCTTCAAAAGAATTTCGTTAAAGTCGTCGCCGAATCCGATGACCGTAGTCGATATTCCTTTTTTGTAATGATCGGATGCGATCTGAATGAGATCGATCGGATCCGTAATTCCTTGCGTAGGATTTCCGTCCGTTAAAAGAATCGCTCTTTTATAAACGGAAGGATCCGAGAATAATTCCAAACCTCGAAGTGTATGAAGCCAACCGCCCGAAAGATTGGTGGATGTTCCCGGAAGAATCGTATGAATCCGATTGACGATGGAAGTTTTTTCCACAAGTTGAACGATCGGTTGAATCACATGAATGTCTTCCGCGTAAGCGACTACGGAAAGAAAATCTCTTCGAGTCAACCAATTGACCAAGGAAGAAGCCGATTGAATCACAGCTTCCAACTTTTCTCCTTTCATCGACCAACTTCTATCGATCGCCAAACCCAAAACAATCGGTCTTCGATCCGGATTAGTCGCACCCGTGGGAGAATTAAGACGTATTAAGACGGAATTATTTCTGTTTTCCGAGACTTCGTTATGTAAAAACTTAGCAGAGAGAATCATTGCGTTGAAAAAACCATTTACCGAAGGTCCGATCAAGAAGAATTTGTAGAGTACGTCGATGTGAGAATCTCTAAATGATAAGAATCTACCTCGAAAAAAAAGAATTCTTTCCATGAATGACTCATCTTCCAAAGAAAATTCGAATCCTAAAACCGACGATATTCTCCTTTCCGATTTTTTAAAAAGAATGGAGGATTTAGTCTTACACGACGGAGAAGAAATTCCCAGCTTCACGAGAATCTATCATCGTAACGAATTGATCAGCGAAACATTCAACGAAGTGGAAAAGAATTCGGATTCTTCCTTTCACAGCGAAATACTTTGCATTCGAGACGCTAAAGAAAAACTAAAAACCCGTTATCTGTCCGATTGTACTCTTATTACATCTTTGGAACCATGTTTGATGTGCGCGGGAACCATTCTTCTTTCCAGAATTCCGAAGGTAGTTTATCTTTTATCCGCAAAACAAGGAGAAGGAATTTCTTCTCTCAGCATCGAAACGATCTATTCTCGAAATTTTTTCCCGGAACTCGTCTGCATACCCGCCGAAATTTCCAAAGAAGCGTTCAAATCGTTTTTCAAGGCCAGAAGAAAGAAATTCAATTGACGTACAACCTCTTGGCAGAATTCCTGAAAGCTACAGGAGAAGTGTCAGAGTGGTCTATTGTGCATGCTTGGAAAGCATGTGTGCCAAAAGCACCCCGGGTTCGAATCCCGGCTTCTCCGACTCCGTTTTATGGCAGGAACTCACGAAGTCCTTTCTCGGAAGTATCGCCCGCAAAGATTTCGGGACGTAATTCACCAAGACCTTGCTATAGGCGCTCTTCAGAACGCTCTTAAATCCGGAAAAATCGGTCACGCATATATCTTCTTCGGCCCTCGCGGCGTCGGTAAAACTACCATCGCGAGAATTCTCGCCAAACGTTTAAACTGTCAAAATCCAATCGATAACGAACCCTGCAACGAATGCAATTCTTGCACTGAAATCACAAAAGGAATTTCCAGCGACGTTCTAGAAATCGACGCGGCGAGCAATCGTGGTATCGAAAACATCCGCGAACTCAGAGACAACGTTAAGTTCGCGCCGATGGGCGGAAAATATAAGGTTTATATAATAGACGAGGTCCATATGTTAACGGACCAATCCTTCAACGCCCTCTTAAAAACCTTGGAAGAACCTCCGTCGCATATCGTGTTTGTGTTGGCGACGACCGAGTTTCATAAAATTCCCGAAACGATTCTTTCCAGATGTCAGGATTTTATTTTTAAAAAAGTTCCTTTGTCCGTTCTTCAGGATTATTCCGAAAAACTTTGCAAGATCGAAAACGTTCAATACGATCAGGAAGGTCTTTTCTGGGTTGCAAAGAAAGGAGACGGCTCCGTACGAGATATGCTTTCCTTTATGGAACAAGCGATCGTGTTTACCGATTCCAAGTTGATGGGCGCCGGAATCAGAAAGATGATCGGTTATCATGGAATCGAATTCTTGACTTCGTTTATCAAAAGTCTCGTTGATCCGGACAATCATTCAAAGGCTTTGGAAATTCTCGAATCCCTTTACCAAGAAGGTCAGGACATCTATAAATTTTTATGGGATTCGATCGAGTTTACTCATACTCTCAACTTGATCCGTGATTCTCTTGCCGATCCTGAATCGGTGAATTTTCCGAAAGAAGATCTCGTCAAAATGAAATCGGATTTCGAGAATATAGATTCTTCCAAACTGAATTTTCTTTCCGGAAAACTTTTCGAGATCTATGAAAGAATCAAAACGATTCGTTTGAGAAATTCTTTCGAGATCAAGGTCTTCACCGAAATCCAAATCAAAAAACTCGTGGAAGAACTTACGTATCCGAGTTTGGCCGGTCTTGTGGACCGAATCAATCATTTGATTCTAATGGTTCAAGGTTCCAAGAATGTGGCGCCCGAATCCGTTTCCACTCAAGCTTCCGTTTTAAAAAAAGAGGTGCAGACGCAAGACGTTCAAACCGATTCTTCTAAAAAAAAAGATGACCCGTTTTCTAAAATTTTAGAAGCTCAATTCGAGTCTAATCAACAGGATTCCAATTTTGAAAAGGATTCGGCGGAAACAAAACCCGTAGCAACTTCCGAACCGATTCCACAGAAGTTCGATACGAGCACTGAAATTAAAAAAAAGTTCCTCGGCACCGAAGTCGATGGCAACAAGTTTCCGAGACTGGATTCTTAACATTATGTTTGATAAGATAAAAAACTTTTCCGAACTTCTTTCCAATATGGGAGCCTTCCGCGAAAAAATGGAAGAGGTCAAAAAGCGCGTCGCCGCAATTCGTGTGATGGGCGATGCGGGAGCGGGAATGGTTACTGTGACCTCGACCGGAGAGGGACTGATCACGAACGTATTCATCAACAAACAACTCTTCGACGCGGACGATCATAAAATGCTCGAAGACCTCGTTATGGCGGCGACAAACGACGCGCTTAAGAAAGCAAGAGAAGCGACCGCTTACGAATTCCAGTCCGCTTCCGGCGGTTTGGATCTTTCCGAAATTTCCAAAATGTTCGGCGGAAATCTTGGCTAATCATCTTCTCGACGAAATGGTAGAAGCGCTGTCTTCTCTTCCTGGAATCGGAAGAAAGAGTGCGTTCAGAATCAGCTTTCATCTTTTGAGATTGGAACAAGGCCTTTTCAATCAGTTCGTTCATCAGCTTTCGGATACGAAAAGTAGAATCAAATTTTGCAAACGATGCGGTTCTTATGCGGAAACGGAAATCTGCGATATCTGCACTTCCGAAAAAAGAGATACTCATACGTTTTGCGTCGTTGAACAACCCGAGGACATTTTCTTTATAGAAAACACGAGAGAATTCAACGGCAAATATCACGTGTTAAACGGTGTGATTTCTCCTTTGGAAGGAGTCGGCCCGAGAGATCTTAGAATCAAAGAACTTTTGGAAAGAATCGAACCCGAACAAGTTAAAGAAGTTTTGATCGCGACAAACCCGACCTTGGAAGGGGATGCAACCGCCGATTATTTAGCCAATCAACTCAAACCGCTTTCCGTAAGCGTTACCAGAATCGCCTACGGTATTACCGTCGGTGGATCCATCGAGTTGTCGGATCAATACACTTTGGGAAGAGCGATTCGTTCCCGTCTTCAGCTTTAAATCGATTCTTAAAATCTATGTTCCGCGGTTACGAAAAATTCTCTGAGAATTTTTCCCTGTGTCGTATCCAAGTAAGCCTTTAGTCCGTCGCCCGCTACAAAGTAACCGGATCTCATCAGAATCTGCATATCTCGAAACGCGTTCCAACGCAAATTGATATTGATCTCGTGTCCGAAGAACGTGCTCGTTTTGTATCCGTTGTCGAAGTTGAAGTAACGATTGTTTTCGATGTAAGGCGACTTTGTTCCGTACAATCGGTAATAACCCAATGTCAAGAGTAGGGGACCGTAAACGACGAAGTCTCCGTTGATTCCGTATTC includes these proteins:
- a CDS encoding ferredoxin-NADP reductase; this translates as MKPIREPQINLFKKSTPYKAKVISNVLLTPEAGTGKRPKKEGESLVHRITLAIDHAAYPYVIGQSGGVIPPGEDPEKKAKGLADAGYTVRLYSIASPSYSFGMKEDNIEFIIKRDNVYDENGNIQFKGVCSNYICDLKAGDEVVMTGPSGKKFLLPVADFGGDIMFLATGTGIAPFIGMSEELLEHKLINFTGNITLVYGAPYSDELVMMDYLRGLEAKYKNFKLVTAISREEKNPFDGGRMYISHRVKEQADAVKKILNGGGRFYICGGPKGMEKGVIEEIQKIAGDTGTYEDFKHHLEGAHQLFVETY
- a CDS encoding transcriptional coactivator p15/PC4 family protein gives rise to the protein MGVIRDVDKGRGEVIRVEVSEYKGIKYLNLRVWYTDKDGEKKPTQKGIAIPPELYDQIREAVIEAESEVKE
- a CDS encoding anti-sigma factor antagonist (This anti-anti-sigma factor, or anti-sigma factor antagonist, belongs to a family that includes characterized members SpoIIAA, RsbV, RsfA, and RsfB.), whose protein sequence is MILSAKFLHNEVSENRNNSVLIRLNSPTGATNPDRRPIVLGLAIDRSWSMKGEKLEAVIQSASSLVNWLTRRDFLSVVAYAEDIHVIQPIVQLVEKTSIVNRIHTILPGTSTNLSGGWLHTLRGLELFSDPSVYKRAILLTDGNPTQGITDPIDLIQIASDHYKKGISTTVIGFGDDFNEILLKDIADAGGGNFYYIENPEGTGDIFFREFGDIGSLYAQSIETKIVFGKDVEFLELISDIPFYTEMDPDQPSRIRAVVLQCGDMRADDIRNIVLRIKTHPENVIHNSNQDSGIKITGSYYNLSDKMKLENVQFDLNPDWKSDSMKEDADVIVETIVARSGKTLKKASSLIKDGSLEDASKVLNSLIKEVDHQIDLAPEVMSSLKSRLEALESKIKENSKTAGKHLMAGASDIQYRNIDPISEDIEYHDQIFAYKSAGDIDLYKCPELKGNVQEKMHEGFRFIIINLKASSYIDSSAIGTLIQISGWLKRRGGELVVSDLRDSVKKVFSITRLESHIRVAETEEAARVIINDVIQERSI
- a CDS encoding nucleoside deaminase produces the protein MNDSSSKENSNPKTDDILLSDFLKRMEDLVLHDGEEIPSFTRIYHRNELISETFNEVEKNSDSSFHSEILCIRDAKEKLKTRYLSDCTLITSLEPCLMCAGTILLSRIPKVVYLLSAKQGEGISSLSIETIYSRNFFPELVCIPAEISKEAFKSFFKARRKKFN
- the dnaX gene encoding DNA polymerase III subunit gamma/tau, which codes for MAGTHEVLSRKYRPQRFRDVIHQDLAIGALQNALKSGKIGHAYIFFGPRGVGKTTIARILAKRLNCQNPIDNEPCNECNSCTEITKGISSDVLEIDAASNRGIENIRELRDNVKFAPMGGKYKVYIIDEVHMLTDQSFNALLKTLEEPPSHIVFVLATTEFHKIPETILSRCQDFIFKKVPLSVLQDYSEKLCKIENVQYDQEGLFWVAKKGDGSVRDMLSFMEQAIVFTDSKLMGAGIRKMIGYHGIEFLTSFIKSLVDPDNHSKALEILESLYQEGQDIYKFLWDSIEFTHTLNLIRDSLADPESVNFPKEDLVKMKSDFENIDSSKLNFLSGKLFEIYERIKTIRLRNSFEIKVFTEIQIKKLVEELTYPSLAGLVDRINHLILMVQGSKNVAPESVSTQASVLKKEVQTQDVQTDSSKKKDDPFSKILEAQFESNQQDSNFEKDSAETKPVATSEPIPQKFDTSTEIKKKFLGTEVDGNKFPRLDS
- a CDS encoding YbaB/EbfC family nucleoid-associated protein, which codes for MFDKIKNFSELLSNMGAFREKMEEVKKRVAAIRVMGDAGAGMVTVTSTGEGLITNVFINKQLFDADDHKMLEDLVMAATNDALKKAREATAYEFQSASGGLDLSEISKMFGGNLG
- the recR gene encoding recombination mediator RecR, translating into MANHLLDEMVEALSSLPGIGRKSAFRISFHLLRLEQGLFNQFVHQLSDTKSRIKFCKRCGSYAETEICDICTSEKRDTHTFCVVEQPEDIFFIENTREFNGKYHVLNGVISPLEGVGPRDLRIKELLERIEPEQVKEVLIATNPTLEGDATADYLANQLKPLSVSVTRIAYGITVGGSIELSDQYTLGRAIRSRLQL